A genomic segment from Syngnathus scovelli strain Florida chromosome 3, RoL_Ssco_1.2, whole genome shotgun sequence encodes:
- the LOC125994417 gene encoding hyaluronan and proteoglycan link protein 1, giving the protein MTSLLCITIFSLTLVGSVYSLPTYSVKMFADLGGNVTLPCRMPEESSSFFSVGIRVKWTKLAEDEALNEDVLLSMGFHKKTYGSFEDRVYLQELDGDDASLVITDVSMDDAGTYRCEIINGFTDTMQDIGLEVKSDMADGVVFPYFPPLGRYSYSFDEAVEACSEQDAVIATFDHLFEAWKAGLDWCNAGWLADGTVQYPITKPREPCGGANNGPGLRSYGRRDKNMGRFDVFCFATPLKGDFYWLTQPERLNFDEAVQACVDDGAEIATVGQMFASWKLEGYDRCDAGWLADGSVRYPISRPRKNCSPTEAAVRFVGFPDKQERLYGVYCFRPDP; this is encoded by the exons TTAAGATGTTCGCCGATCTTGGAGGCAACGTTACTTTGCCGTGTCGTATGCCGGAAGAAAGCTCCAGCTTCTTTAGCGTCGGTATCCGAGTGAAATGGACCAAGCTGGCAGAGGACGAGGCTCTGAATGAAGACGTGTTGCTTTCCATGGGCTTCCACAAGAAAACATACGGGAGCTTCGAAGATCGCGTCTACCTGCAGGAGTTGGATGGTGACGACGCTTCCTTGGTGATAACGGACGTTTCCATGGATGACGCCGGAACATACCGTTGCGAGATCATCAACGGGTTTACCGATACCATGCAAGATATTGGCTTGGAAGTGAAAAGTGACATGGCTGATG GTGTTGTGTTCCCCTACTTTCCGCCTCTCGGCCGCTACAGCTATAGTTTCGACGAGGCTGTGGAGGCTTGTTCGGAACAGGACGCGGTGATCGCCACCTTCGATCATCTATTCGAAGCCTGGAAGGCTGGCCTGGACTGGTGcaatgctggctggctggctgatggTACCGTGCAATATCCCATAACAAAGCCGAGAGAACCATGTGGTGGTGCCAACAACGGACCCGGCCTCAGAAGCTACGGCAGGCGGGACAAAAACATGGGCCGCTTTGATGTGTTCTGCTTCGCCACGCCATTAAAGG GAGATTTCTACTGGCTGACCCAACCCGAAAGACTCAACTTCGACGAGGCCGTCCAGGCTTGCGTGGACGATGGCGCCGAGATCGCCACGGTGGGTCAGATGTTTGCCTCTTGGAAGCTGGAAGGTTACGATCGTTGCGACGCCGGCTGGTTGGCCGACGGCAGCGTCCGCTACCCCATCTCCAGACCTCGCAAGAACTGCAGCCCCACCGAGGCTGCCGTGCGCTTTGTCGGCTTTCCGGACAAGCAAGAAAGGCTCTACGGTGTCTACTGCTTTAGGCCTGACCCCTGA